The following DNA comes from Phytohabitans rumicis.
TCCCAGACCGGGCGCTGCTCGGGCCGGACGTCCCAGCCGATCTCCTCCCAGTACGCCGCGGTGTGCTCGGACTCCCACTCGCCGTTCGGGCCGCGCCGCATGTACTTGGACACCTCGGCCGGCGGGTACCGCTCGACGATCCCGTTGACCGTCTCGCCCTCGTCCGGCGCGAACGCGGCCACGTACACCAGGCCCTTGACCGGTGCCGCGCGCCCGACGTTGGTGATGACCGCGCCGCCGTAGGAGTGGCCCACCAGCAGCACCGGGCCCCGATGGCGTCCACGATGGACGATGTGTGCGCGACGTCGCCGGCCAGCGAGCGCAGCGGGTTGGTGACCGCGGTGACGGCCCGGCCGGCGGCGGTGAGCAGCGGCACCACCTCCGTCCAGGTGGCAGGCGTGCCACCGGCACCGTGGACCAGGACGATGTGCATGCGCTCACGCCTTCCGCAGCCGGGGATCGAGGGCGAGGTAGAGCAGGTCCACGCCGACGTTGACGAGGGTGAACAGCAGCGCGATGGCCAGCGCCGCGCCCTGCACTATGGGGTAGTCGCGCTGCAGGATCGCGTTGACCAGCAGGTTGCCGACGCCCGGGTAGGAGAAGACCGTCTCGGTGATGACCGAGCCGCCGAGCAGCGACCCGAACTGCAGCCCGAGCACCGTGACGATCGGCAGCGACGAGTTGCGCAGCACGTGCCGGCGCAGGATCGCCGCCGGGGACAACCCCTTCATCCGGGCCGTACGCACGAAGTCGTCGCCGAGCACCTCCAGCACCGAGGCGCGCACGATCCGGGTGATGAACCCCGCCATCGACAGGGCCAGCGTGGTCGCCGGCAGGATCAGGTGCCGCAGCCACGGCAGGATCAGGTCGGGGCGGTCCAGCAGGACCGCGTCGACCAGGACGAAGTTGGTGAACGGCTGGTAGTCCAGGCTCCCCGGCAGCCGCCCGATGACGGGCAGCCAGCGCAGCCAGACGCCGAAGACGACGATTCCGAGGACGCCGAGCGCGAACCAGGGCAGCGAGAAGCTGACCGTGCCGGCCGTCCGGGTCAGCGTGTCGACCCAGGTGTCCTTGCGCAGCGCGGCGAGCACGCCGGTCACGAGGCCGATCAGCACCGCGATCAGCATGGCCGCCACGGTGAGCTCGATGGTGGCGGGCAGCGCGTCGGCGAGCAGCCCGGTGACGTCGTTGCCGCCGAAGAACGAGCGCCCGAGGTCGAGGCGCACCAGGTCGCCGAGGAACGTCACGTACTGTTCCCACAGCGGCCGGTCCAGCCCCAGGGCCGCGCTGATCCTGGCCTGGTCCTGGGCGATCTCCGCCGCGCTCTGCTGGCCGCTGGCGCCGCCGGCGGCGAGCGTGGTCGCGGCCGAGCCGGGCAGCAGGCGCATCGCGATGAAGACCAGCGTGGCCAGGGCCAGCAGCACCACGGGTACGGCCAGCAGCCGCTTGACGACCAGCTTCATGCCGAGCTCCGGTGATCGAGCGAATCGCGTAGGTCGTCGCCGACGAAGTTGCAGGCCACCACGAAGAGCAGGGTGGCCGTCGCGGGCAGCACGACCAGCCGCGGCGCCCGGTAGAGGAACTCCTGCCCGGCCTGCACCATGTAGCCCCAGTCCGCGGTCGGCGGCTGGATGCCGAGCCCGAGGTAGGACAGGCCCGCCGCGAAGCCGGCCGCGATCGACAGCGTCATCACCACCTGGGCGAGCACCGGCCCGGCGATGTTGGGCAGCACCTCGCGTACCAGGATGCCCGGGGTGCGGGCGCCGCCGAGCCGCGCGGCGAGCACGTAGTCGCGGCCCGCCTCCCGCGCGGCCAGCGCGCGGGCCAGCCGCGCCAGGCCGGGCGCCAGCGCGGCGCCGATGCCCACCACCAGGCTGGCCACCCCGGGCTGCCAGGCCGTCACCACCAGGATGATCAAAAGCATCGACGGGAACGCCAGCGCGAGGTCCATCAGCCGCATCAGCACCCACTCGACCCGGCGGCCGGCGTACCCGGCGACCAGCCCGAT
Coding sequences within:
- a CDS encoding alpha/beta hydrolase, which gives rise to MDGGGAAAHRRRPGRHRGHQPAALAGRRRRAHIVHRGRHRGPVLLVGHSYGGAVITNVGRAAPVKGLVYVAAFAPDEGETVNGIVERYPPAEVSKYMRRGPNGEWESEHTAAYWEEIGWDVRPEQRPVWDAESRRSENAIFTEPTGVPAWRTLPSWYLVAADDRTLRPEIQRDMAARMGADTVEVPGSHFTPRVRPELVATLIERALESL
- a CDS encoding ABC transporter permease — translated: MSDVRTRRRLGRGWLAATSWAVVAVFVLLAAVGPLFVGADPTRNTNDTLLPIGAPGHLLGTDDLGRDELARMLHGARPLLLVSFLATALAAVVGVSIGLVAGYAGRRVEWVLMRLMDLALAFPSMLLIILVVTAWQPGVASLVVGIGAALAPGLARLARALAAREAGRDYVLAARLGGARTPGILVREVLPNIAGPVLAQVVMTLSIAAGFAAGLSYLGLGIQPPTADWGYMVQAGQEFLYRAPRLVVLPATATLLFVVACNFVGDDLRDSLDHRSSA
- a CDS encoding ABC transporter permease, yielding MKLVVKRLLAVPVVLLALATLVFIAMRLLPGSAATTLAAGGASGQQSAAEIAQDQARISAALGLDRPLWEQYVTFLGDLVRLDLGRSFFGGNDVTGLLADALPATIELTVAAMLIAVLIGLVTGVLAALRKDTWVDTLTRTAGTVSFSLPWFALGVLGIVVFGVWLRWLPVIGRLPGSLDYQPFTNFVLVDAVLLDRPDLILPWLRHLILPATTLALSMAGFITRIVRASVLEVLGDDFVRTARMKGLSPAAILRRHVLRNSSLPIVTVLGLQFGSLLGGSVITETVFSYPGVGNLLVNAILQRDYPIVQGAALAIALLFTLVNVGVDLLYLALDPRLRKA